ATAGAGCGTAGCGTTTTAGCAGTTCACGGGCGATGACGAGTTTTTGAATCTCGTTGGTGCCTTCGCCGATGATCATGAGGGGAGCTTCACGGTAGTAGCGCTCGACGGGGTAGTCTTTGACGTAGCCGTAGCCGCCGTGGATCCGGAGGGCTTCCAGCGTAACCTCTCCGCAAACCTCGCTGGCGAAAAGCTTAGCCATACCGGCCTCCAGGTCCGCGCGCAGGCCCTGGTCTTTTTTAGAGGCGGCGTCAAGGGTGAGTAATCTGGCCGCCTGGATCTTAGTCGCCATGTCCGCCAACTTTAGCTGGATGGCCTGATGCTCGGCGATGGGCTTGCCGAAGGCGCGGCGCTGTTGGGCGTATCGAAGGGAGGCCTCCAGGGCGGCCTGGGCGACGCCGACGGCGCGGGCGGCGACGTTGATGCGGCCCGCCTCCAAGGCGCTCATGACCTGGGCAAAGCCCTTGCCCTCCACACCGCCGACGAGGTTGGCATCTAGCACAGAGACGTTTTCAAATAGCAACTCGCATGTGTCCAGGCTGCGATAGCCCAGCTTGTCCAGGTCTCGGCCCACGGAAAAGCCTGGCGCGCCTTTTTCCACGATAAAGCAAC
This window of the SAR202 cluster bacterium genome carries:
- a CDS encoding acyl-CoA dehydrogenase, translating into MSYPVSEESRHQILDTVRSFVQRDVLPVASQLEHDDVYPTDLVDQMASLGLFGITIPEEYGGLSLDYITFASIFEELAKGWMSLTGPIGTHHVAAYVIAQYGTNAQKQKWLPLMARGRIRAGLALTEPNAGSDVQALQTTARRDGDRYILNGSKLFITNGRRGHLFAVLAKTNPSAQPPHRGMSCFIVEKGAPGFSVGRDLDKLGYRSLDTCELLFENVSVLDANLVGGVEGKGFAQVMSALEAGRINVAARAVGVAQAALEASLRYAQQRRAFGKPIAEHQAIQLKLADMATKIQAARLLTLDAASKKDQGLRADLEAGMAKLFASEVCGEVTLEALRIHGGYGYVKDYPVERYYREAPLMIIGEGTNEIQKLVIARELLKRYAL